The Crocinitomicaceae bacterium genomic interval ACGTGATCTTTCATTCACGCAATTTTTTGGTGAGGCAGGATTTCAATTACTCAATTTTAATCAACCCATACCACCTGATAAATTCAATCGTGCTTGGCTTGACTCCATTTATTTGAAACAAGGTATCACGCCGGTAATTCAAAACTTTCATGATCAAAATGCACAAACTGATTTTGATGATTTTCTCAATAGTTTATCATGGTGTAATCATGCAATTGAGTTGACACTGCAGCAATATGACAGTGTTAGTTTAAACAATTACCGAAAATCATATTCTTTTGCAGGAATTTTTATTGTACGTACAAAGGAACAAATGATCAACTACCTGTTGGGAAATGGAACAGACCTAGTGTATAAAAGACTTGAATCTCCTGAGACATTTTCAGCATGGAAGCCCTCTTCAGAAGAACAAATTATTTTTGATGAAAGCACCAAAAGAATTCTCAAACGAAAAGCACAACGACCTGAATATAAAAAACCCGTTAATAGCAGTGAAGAATTAAATTATATCCATCTGAATTTTCAGTCAAAAAGCACCGCGTTGTTGCGTAATGATGGTAAGTTAATTCCGTTCAAATCAAAATTTACTTTGTATACAGATAAGATAACAAATTTGAGTCAAAAGACAAGAACAGATTGCGGAGTGAGCATAGTAAATAAAAAAGCAGACAACAAAAATCTGAATGAAATAATCAATTCAAAAGGCAATAAAGTGATTATGTTGGATGACACGTGCAGTGATGATTTTCTTGCAGAAATAAATAAAATAAAAGCAGAAAAAAACACCTTGGTTGCGTTCTCAAATCCTGCGCATTATGAAAAGTTGAGTGCTTGTCCTAATTTAATTTTTTATCCTGAAATAAATGATTTTTCAGTAGGAATGTTGGTGCAACAGATCACTTCACGTCTCACCTTAAACGGAGATTTTTACTTGCCGGATACTTTGGTAAAAGGAATTTTTTTGGAGAAAAAATTACTTGCTCGTACTGATCCAAATTTTGTTGGATTAGATGCAGACACCCTTGCCTATATTTCAGGCATGATGAGTAATTGCATGAGTAATCACGCTTTCCCCGGAGGACAAGTTTTAATTGCAAAAAATGGTTGTATTGTGTATGATCGTGTTTTTGGAAAACATACCTATCAAGGACAATCTTTGGTAACTGAAAATTCCATGTATGATCTGGCTTCAATAACCAAAGTTGTTTCCACTACCATGGTAGGCATGAAACTTTATGAAATGGGCATGTATGAATTAGATGACAGTCTTGCTACCTATTTGCCGGATTCATTGCGCTTGCATTTGAAATTTCCTAGTACCATTCGCAATCTCACGTTTCAGGAATTGTTCACCCATTGCAGCGGAATGCCTGCAGGTTTTCCCGTTATCAAATACATGAAATACACCACACCTGATTATGGCAGATATGATAAATATTATTGTGATCGTCCGGATTCAGTTTATAATACTGAAGTAGCTGAGGGATTTTATTTGGAAAGAGAACAGCAAGATTCAATGTGGCTCAAATTAAATCAGATTTATCTCAATCCTGATAAGTCATATCACTACAGTGATGTCAACATGAATACTTTGTATTTTATTTTTAAAAGTATCATTCAAAAAGATTCTGCAAAATTTGGTTTCAATCAGCCAACAAAACAACTGAAGGATAAAAATGTATTTGAAGAATTTTTGTACAATACCTTTTACAAACCATTAGGAATGAATCACACCATGTATCGTCCGCTGAAAAAATACAGCAGAGATATTATTGTGCCAACAGAAAATGATACCTGGTGGAGAAAACAACTTTTGCATGGCCATGTGCATGATCCCAACGCAGCTTTGCATGGAGGAGTAGCAGGTAATGCCGGTATCTTCTCAACAGCAAATGATTTAGTCATATTATTCCAGATGTTACTCAACAAAGGAGTGTATAATGGTCAACGATATTTGAAGGCAGAAACCGTTGAAAAATTCACCTCACGTCAGGAAAATTGTTTTCGCGGATTAGGATTCAACAAACCATCCATGGGTTCAGTATCATTTGGTATGTCACCCAACACATCATTGAGCACTTATGGTCACACAGGTTTCACCGGCACCTGTTTTTGGATTGACCCTGAACACGAATTAATTTATATTTATTTGTCTAACGCCGTTCACCCAACCGTGAATAACAAAACCTATGAATACGGTATCCGCAAACGCGTGCATCAATGTGCCTATGACGCCATGATGGGAGAGGAGTATTAGAATAAATTTTAGGAATGCCCTCAGGTTAAAAATTTATGAATCTCTACGCGTCCTTACCGGCCTTAACACCTTTATGAAAAGCGCTAAAAAGAATATACAAAACGACTCTATCCAAAGGTTATACCATTTACACTTATTCTTT includes:
- a CDS encoding serine hydrolase, whose amino-acid sequence is MHHFFYRFFFAYSLFAFVFFSCGGESNSVEQHEAGIDSTSFWADSIFGNLTQEQAYNQHLIFEIPDHYQQAIDSFANWVVEHQPGALHLINWNTDSIQRLKNILDTHQLVQPFFYADYTEITNTISYPWWEANKDARDLSFTQFFGEAGFQLLNFNQPIPPDKFNRAWLDSIYLKQGITPVIQNFHDQNAQTDFDDFLNSLSWCNHAIELTLQQYDSVSLNNYRKSYSFAGIFIVRTKEQMINYLLGNGTDLVYKRLESPETFSAWKPSSEEQIIFDESTKRILKRKAQRPEYKKPVNSSEELNYIHLNFQSKSTALLRNDGKLIPFKSKFTLYTDKITNLSQKTRTDCGVSIVNKKADNKNLNEIINSKGNKVIMLDDTCSDDFLAEINKIKAEKNTLVAFSNPAHYEKLSACPNLIFYPEINDFSVGMLVQQITSRLTLNGDFYLPDTLVKGIFLEKKLLARTDPNFVGLDADTLAYISGMMSNCMSNHAFPGGQVLIAKNGCIVYDRVFGKHTYQGQSLVTENSMYDLASITKVVSTTMVGMKLYEMGMYELDDSLATYLPDSLRLHLKFPSTIRNLTFQELFTHCSGMPAGFPVIKYMKYTTPDYGRYDKYYCDRPDSVYNTEVAEGFYLEREQQDSMWLKLNQIYLNPDKSYHYSDVNMNTLYFIFKSIIQKDSAKFGFNQPTKQLKDKNVFEEFLYNTFYKPLGMNHTMYRPLKKYSRDIIVPTENDTWWRKQLLHGHVHDPNAALHGGVAGNAGIFSTANDLVILFQMLLNKGVYNGQRYLKAETVEKFTSRQENCFRGLGFNKPSMGSVSFGMSPNTSLSTYGHTGFTGTCFWIDPEHELIYIYLSNAVHPTVNNKTYEYGIRKRVHQCAYDAMMGEEY